A single window of Dermacentor albipictus isolate Rhodes 1998 colony chromosome 1, USDA_Dalb.pri_finalv2, whole genome shotgun sequence DNA harbors:
- the LOC135906534 gene encoding treslin-like: MFQSTKVVFLVDVASFYSREDRLNVADYQHAVNAVKYCCLKFLTHFGTHRTRWGYKFYNSNGLARQRMEKRLFCEFNLETFEDFEDDLVRRFEHYRQACDAIDRSGSRNVPEKDPPCSVLRAALTQIFSEYQWDAPSLSSPVKWKSRKRKRNCVSETCEGEEDVNYVFNISPCPHTDDDIAAFLGRLPTVDGDVADEILPTHVRRLLFANASAKFFWIDTTSLEAAVDHGTTASPKLRRAITALGGDVICITTLVAAGSVCLGQDGRVATQGPLSAVPFCDVADFYFSTSIGVKAQQQVTPVVYNGTRIGSAVLCQDSSHVTEERVAAEDWKEIRILCRTGQDAKLCIFQSTRVHIFRCVGTSLHTYSKTPATALSEILSCLVNGNSALFVELSFNHSCLRHFGFLFPIDHTSFSVHIVTEPNLLTPKALLENAGSEFADGNRDVMEHIGILRRSSDRTRLEKPFAAHVLERWFVPVSMDCVTDVSNKWEHSTSQDCMLRMLRREYQTKFPASKGKGEHRLMSDQPKRPVSALNMRRCLSASFPVTSASEAKIENASFSQTAPIATACCDVDQLVIQLKECYDAALDAELPVSLLTCAQNIVSVVKRFAESQERDLSSGEIACKVLRTHFTLSCVQIAEKYVTLKDDDSFKRRVREYQLQALLALEEEVNFQPAGNCVERVTSLLRTLSFIYNPACASEFLKGVVSRTYLATLKDILIEIGEELNIQVLSTELDTSLASEGDLFQLGSVPSLQSQESYLSSIPSSIILQRGADNANAAENKALARVDLSQPLALEKRQIVVKQAFSKRRANDSKVSRKHSKRVRTEDVHSNENEVHAKKKSQRGIISTPKAKRRHVLKTTFVPETPHGKQGRKAVQRRQELLRQKCSVTITLPVVEETPEKKHLSRPTTSQSQTPVKYAAAEILSHAEVQCAQSSVTPKRSLRPKMLFSHVQATPPEWNSSECLFSSPVSNVSPGVVEQAEQTPQKFVCRGNEVQPGNEPQCTLTPRRRVSKKLLSSPSTPKSALHCVSIVDSSPAAKRMLSKSPIATLRRQTLFPKAETPRQLFSVKSHESSPIKIVDSLDIVVAAQASSDIQSYSISTEQILQADNDAMLNVASASSEASVSSPVLPECTSRFTRSKSRETGLSPHELFVLSQRSPVKKENRVSKKRGNKTVNCAVLKDNDQTPRQCVTKKISYTPPSALSLLHLTNSPMLLKKSK; the protein is encoded by the coding sequence ATGTTTCAGTCGACGAAAGTAGTATTTTTGGTGGATGTGGCGTCGTTCTACAGCCGCGAAGACCGACTAAATGTCGCTGACTACCAGCATGCCGTGAACGCGGTCAAATACTGCTGTCTGAAGTTTCTCACGCACTTCGGCACGCACAGGACCCGGTGGGGCTACAAGTTTTACAACAGCAATGGCCTTGCCCGTCAGCGTATGGAGAAGCGCCTCTTCTGCGAGTTTAATCTGGAAACGTTCGAAGATTTCGAGGACGATCTCGTCAGGCGATTTGAACACTACAGGCAAGCATGCGATGCAATTGATCGCAGTGGTTCTCGCAACGTACCCGAAAAAGATCCCCCCTGCAGTGTGCTGCGTGCTGCACTAACGCAGATATTCTCCGAATACCAGTGGGACGCTCCTAGCCTTTCATCTCCCGTcaagtggaaatcaagaaaacgcAAGAGAAACTGCGTAAGTGAAACTTGCGAAGGTGAGGAGGATGTAAACTACGTATTTAACATCTCGCCTTGCCCGCATACCGACGACGACATTGCCGCCTTCTTGGGCAGGCTGCCCACTGTCGATGGGGATGTTGCGGATGAAATTCTTCCTACCCATGTCCGTCGCCTGCTCTTCGCCAACGCGTCAGCCAAGTTTTTCTGGATTGATACGACATCCCTGGAAGCCGCCGTTGACCATGGCACGACGGCTAGCCCCAAGCTTCGGAGGGCTATAACGGCTCTTGGCGGAGACGTTATATGCATAACGACACTTGTTGCTGCTGGAAGTGTTTGTCTAGGCCAAGACGGACGAGTAGCGACACAAGGGCCCCTTAGTGCTGTCCCTTTTTGTGATGTGgctgacttttatttttcgacgAGCATCGGGGTCAAGGCTCAACAGCAGGTGACTCCCGTAGTCTATAACGGGACCCGCATTGGATCGGCTGTGCTGTGCCAGGATTCCTCCCATGTGACTGAGGAGCGTGTCGCTGCGGAAGACTGGAAAGAGATACGGATATTGTGTAGGACAGGACAAGATGCTAAACTGTGCATTTTTCAGTCCACTCGGGTACATATATTTCGCTGTGTTGGAACGAGTTTGCATACATACTCAAAGACTCCTGCCACTGCACTGAGCGAAATACTGTCCTGTCTTGTGAATGGCAACAGTGCACTTTTTGTTGAACTGTCATTCAATCACTCGTGTCTCAGACACTTTGGTTTTCTGTTCCCCATAGACCACACTTCATTTTCTGTGCACATTGTTACAGAGCCAAACCTGTTGACACCAAAGGCATTGTTAGAAAATGCTGGTAGTGAATTTGCAGATGGTAACAGAGATGTAATGGAACATATTGGCATCTTGCGGAGAAGTAGTGATCGTACACGTTTGGAAAAGCCCTTTGCAGCACATGTACTTGAAAGGTGGTTTGTTCCTGTTTCCATGGATTGTGTAACTGATGTTAGCAACAAATGGGAACATTCCACCTCTCAAGACTGCATGCTCAGAATGCTGCGACGAGAGTACCAGACGAAATTCCCAGCCAGCAAGGGCAAGGGTGAACATAGACTCATGAGTGATCAGCCCAAGCGACCAGTGTCTGCACTTAATATGCGGAGATGCCTTAGTGCCTCTTTTCCTGTTACGTCTGCATCAGAAGCCAAGATTGAAAACGCTTCATTTAGCCAAACTGCACCCATTGCAACAGCTTGCTGTGATGTCGACCAACTTGTCATTCAGCTCAAGGAATGTTATGATGCTGCACTTGATGCAGAATTGCCAGTATCATTGTTAACATGTGCCCAGAACATTGTCAGTGTGGTCAAGCGGTTTGCTGAGAGTCAAGAAAGGGATTTAAGTAGTGGCGAAATTGCGTGCAAGGTGCTTAGGACTCACTTTACTTTGAGCTGTGTTCAGATTGCAGAGAAGTATGTGACCCTTAAGGATGATGATAGCTTCAAGCGCCGTGTTCGTGAATATCAGCTGCAAGCTCTGttggcattggaggaggaggtGAACTTTCAACCAGCGGGCAATTGTGTGGAAAGAGTAACATCCCTGCTTCGAACACTTTCCTTCATCTACAACCCAGCATGTGCTAGTGAATTCTTGAAAGGTGTTGTGAGCAGAACCTATCTAGCAACCCTTAAAGACATTCTTATTGAGATTGGAGAGGAACTAAACATTCAGGTCCTTTCCACTGAGCTTGACACTTCGCTTGCTTCTGAAGGGGACCTTTTTCAGCTGGGATCTGTTCCCTCTCTGCAGTCACAGGAGTCTTATTTGTCAAGTATTCCATCATCAATCATCTTACAGCGAGGTGCTGATAATGCTAATGCAGCAGAGAACAAAGCCTTAGCCAGAGTAGATCTCTCACAGCCACTAGCACTTGAAAAACGTCAAATTGTGGTTAAGCAGGCTTTCTCAAAGCGCAGAGCAAATGATTCCAAAGTGTCAAGAAAACATTCAAAAAGGGTAAGGACAGAGGATGTACATAGTAATGAAAATGAAGTACATGCCAAAAAAAAGTCACAAAGGGGCATAATTTCAACACCAAAAGCAAAGCGTCGCCATGTCCTAAAGACAACATTTGTACCAGAGACACCTCATGGAAAACAAGGACGAAAAGCTGTCCAGCGTCGGCAAGAGCTGCTGAGGCAAAAATGTAGTGTTACCATCACACTGCCAGTAGTAGAGGAAACTCCTGAAAAGAAACACTTGTCTCGACCAACAACTTCACAGTCTCAAACCCCGGTTAAATATgctgctgcagaaatactgaGCCATGCTGAAGTGCAGTGTGCTCAGAGCAGCGTGACACCAAAGAGAAGCCTACGGCCAAAGATGCTTTTTTCTCATGTGCAAGCAACACCCCCTGAGTGGAACAGTTCGGAATGCCTCTTCAGTTCTCCTGTTAGCAATGTCTCTCCTGGTGTTGTTGAGCAGGCTGAGCAGACACCCCAAAAATTTGTTTGCAGGGGCAATGAGGTACAGCCAGGAAATGAACCACAGTGTACCTTGACACCACGTAGAAGAGTTTCAAAGAAACTTCTGAGTTCTCCTTCAACACCAAAGTCAGCACTTCATTGTGTCAGCATTGTTGATTCATCCCCAGCTGCCAAGCGAATGCTCTCAAAGTCGCCAATTGCCACTTTGAGAAGGCAAACATTGTTTCCAAAGGCTGAAACACCAAGACAGTTGTTCAGCGTGAAGAGTCATGAAAGCTCACCAATTAAGATTGTGGACTCCTTGGACATTGTTGTGGCAGCTCAGGCGAGCTCTGACATCCAGTCATATTCCATCTCTACAGAACAAATTCTACAAGCAGACAATGATGCCATGCTGAATGTGGCTTCTGCATCATCAGAAGCCTCAGTTAGCTCACCAGTGTTGCCAGAATGCACATCTCGCTTTACAAGGAGCAAATCGCGGGAAACAGGCCTTTCGCCACACGAACTGTTTGTGTTATCGCAGAGGAGCCCAGTGAAAAAGGAAAACCGTGTGTCTAAGAAGAGAGGGAACAAAACAGTGAACTGTGCTGTGCTAAAGGACAATGACCAAACTCCAAGGCAGTGTGTGACAAAAAAAATTTCTTACACTCCTCCTTCTGCATTGAGTTTGTTACACCTTACTAACTCTCCCATGCTGTTAAAAAAGAGCAAATGA